The Gemmatimonadota bacterium genomic sequence GCGCAAAGTTTATGGTGGTGGTGGGATTAAGCCCGATGTGGTGGTGCAACAAGAGCGCAGGCCGCGGCTGGTGCTGGCGTTATTGCGCAAAGGCCTGATTTTTGATTTTGCGGTTGATTTTGCAACGAAACAATCATTCCCCAGTCGATTTGAAAACTACACATTGCCCGAAGATATTGTCGATCAATTCTGGACTTTCATGGCAGATTCGGTCAACGCCGGTGGTTTTTCATATCAAACGGATACAGAGATTCAAGTGCAAGAAGTCGAAAAATCACTGAAAGAAAAGGATGTATTGACAGACGATGCTACCGTAGCGCTCAATCAATTGTCACAGGTTGCAGAGCGCGAGCGCGAAGCAGATTATGACAGGGCCAAGCCGTATATCCGGCTGGAGATTGAACGGGCATTGGCCAATCGCGTGTGGGGCACTAATGGCAAAATTTTAGCGGCGCTGAAGGGGGACAAGCAGTTTCAGGAGGCTGTTCGTCTGTTAAAGGATCGGGCTGTTTACGCGCAAAAATTGGCATTGGTAAAAGAGTGAGATATCGGAAAATATATGATGTCATTGCCCAACATTATTTTTATCCTCTGTGATGATATTGGCTATGGCGATCTGGGTTGTTATGGGCAAAAGGTTATTCCCACACCCCGATTGGATCAGCTTGCGTCGGAATCCATGCGGTTCACGCAGTGTTATACCGGGTCTCCTATTTGCGCGCCATCTCGGGCGGTTTTGATGACGGGTTTGCACAGTGGACACACGAGGGTGCGCGACAATATGGGCATTGTGGGCGGTGTGGGAGAGCAGAAACGGGTACCGCTCGAGCCGGAGGATTTTACGGTTGCCGAGATGCTCAAGGAGGCGGGATATACCACTGGGATAACCGGCAAATGGGGGTTGGGTGAACCCGATACGACGGGTATTCCCACCCGCAAGGGATTTGATGAATGGTTTGGCTATCTCAACCAGCGCAACGCGCATTCGTATTATCCGCCTTATTTGTGGCACAACGAAGAGAAGGTTATTCTCAAAGGCAATCTGGACAGCCAGGAGAACGACTATTCTCACGATATGATTTTTGACTTTGCCTGTGGCTTTATTCGCGACAATAGCGATGGTCCGTTTTTTTTGTACTTGCCGTGGACATTGCCGCACGGGAGATATGAAATTCCCGATGCGAGTGCCTGGGACGGTAAACCCTGGACAGATGATGAGAAAGTTTATGCGGCGATGATTACAAAAATTGATACGCAGGTTGGACAGATTGCGGATTTGTTGCGCGAACTGGATATAAAGGACAATACGCTTTTGTTTTTTGGTTCTGACCACGGGGCTGCGCGCCGGTGGGAACCGTTTGGCAGTTGTGGTGCTTTGCGCGGGCAAAAAGGGACGATGTACGAAGGTGGTTTGCGCACGCCTATGATTGTGCATTGGCCGGCGCGCATTCCGGCAGGTACTGTGAGCGATCAGGTGTGGTATTATGCCGATTTTATGCCTACGGTTGCAGACGTGATCGGCACAGACGCGCCAGATAATATGGATGGCGTGAGCATATTGCCGACGCTTTTGGATGAATCACGGGATATTGGGGAACGCTTTTTGTACTGGGAGCGCTTTGGCGGGGGCTTCAAACAGGCTGTGCGCTGGAAAAATTGGAAGGCCGTGCGCAATCCGTCGCCCCGGTTGCTCGACGAACCGCTTGAGTTGTACGATCTGGACAGGGATATTGGCGAGGAAAACAATGTCGCAGCGGATCATCCGGATGTGATCGCAGAAATTGAGAACTTTATGAAAGATGTACGCATAGACTCCCCTAATTGGCCAATTGGCGTCAAGGGGTCTCATGGGTGATTTATAATTGTATATATTCCAAAAATAGGTTGACATTGCTGCTTATATAGGACAATTTGTTTATTAACATGACCCATCGAACCGTCGCCCGTATAGGGAATTAACGCGTGTTCGATTGTTTCTACCCCAGGGACGCCAGGTGCGTCCCTGTTTTTTTGAGAACACTATGTAGATGACAATTTAAAAAGGAGATACCAGACGGTATCTCCTTTTTGCATTTCTCAGATCAAAATACCAGCAACACAGGCACTCATCATTCCCATGCTGGTGAAGACTTCTTACCTGTGGCGATTACCATATCACATCAATTGAATACTCCTGAAAGGGTCTGTCTCTGCTAACCACTGGTATGTTCTCTACCATAGCCTGTGCAATGATCAAGCGGTCAAACGGGTCGCGGTGATGAAATGGAAGTTCGGTATATCTCGCAAGATGAGGTAATGAGATAGGTAGTACATCTATTTGGTTTATCAGAAGTTGCTCTGGGATGAACTCGCTGAAGGCACGCGACAGGCTCAACTTACCGATACCATACTTAATAGCTATCTCCCACAGACTTCCTATGCTCAGCAGCACCTCATTATCTATATTAGAGATCATTTGCTCTGCTCTCTGGCTGAGCCTGTCATCGTCTTCTATATACCATAAAAAACTGTGCGTATCGAGTAAAAGGCGCATCACATATATTCTCGGAAATCTTCGAGCGGTTCGTCGAAATCATCGCTTATATGAACAAGCCCTTTGGCACTTCCAGGTCGTCGTCGTTTCGTCGGAACTGCTGGGGTAGTTGTAATCTGCTCAACAGCCACAAATTTGACTACGGGCTGATTGCGCTCTGTAATAATGATATTCTCGCCACGCCTAGCTCGTTCAACGAGTTCAGGGAACAGTTGCTGTGCTTGGTCCAACTCAAAACAATTCATTGCAAAAATCTCCATAAATCAGGATATGGTGTCCAGTAACGCCAGGTCCTCGGGATTATGGCTCATAAGCCGCTGCTCGATCATACCCGCCAATCAGGTAGGACTTATGCGTCGCAAACACGATTTCTTTGTCTTTGCACGCCTTTCTGTGCTGGGTCTGTTCCCGTAAACTATCAACCATCTTCTGTAACCAGATGGTATATTCATCGGGCAAGCCTCGCACATCGAGTGTATCCATCATTTTCTCCTTTGGAATTGATTGCAAGGGGCATGAACCGCTTATGTTCGAAATTACTATACCCAACAACAAAAGTCAACCAACAGCTCATTGAGGGGTGTGCACATTGTCTGCGGGATGGTGGTTTTAGATGTCAGATCAAAATACCCGCAACACAAGCGGTCATCATCATTGCAAGCAAGCTGATTACGCGCTCCATAGACCCTTCTTTAACGGTTGCTGATGTCTGTAAATGCCCGTAAATTAATTCGGTGTCTTTTGTTCTCGTCCCCATTTCTATGCGGTCTAAAGGCGCATAAGGAGGTCGCTCATGGCAGCAAAACTCGCTATATATGGTGGTAAAGGGACTGTCCCTGATGGATTAATTCAGCCGTGGCCACAGGTTACCCCATCCGACAAAGACGCGATTGCCGAGGTTATCGCCTCCGAAAAAATTACGGAACAGCAACGGATCCAATCCGAAGGTCTCGCGAAGGAATGGGCGGAATATATGGGTGTCCAGTATTGCATCCCGGTCAACAGCGGAACCGCTGCGTTGCATCTGTGTGTCGCAGGTGTTGGCATTGAGCCGGGTGACGAGGTCATTATCCCTGCCTTCACTTTCTGGGCAACGGCAGCAGCTGTTCTCCATCACAACGCTATTCCCGTCTTTGTTGACATTGACCCAATAACCTACTGTATTGACCCAAACGACATCGAAGCGAAAATCACGGAGCGAACACGTGCGATTATGCCGGTTCATATCCACGGTATGCCCGCCGACATGGATCCGATTTTAGCGATTGCGAAGAAGCATGACCTGAAAGTTATTGAGGATGTCGCTCAGGCACACGGGGCATATTATAACGGCAAGCTTTGTGGGTCATTTGGCGATGCGGCGGGTTACAGCACGCAAGCCTCAAAGACGCTGAGTAGTGGGTGTCAAGGCGGTTTGTTCACAACGGATGATGAGCAAATCTACAAACGCGCAGCGTTATTGCAGTATTTCGGGGAAATCGTCGTGCCGGGTAGGGAACGCGAGGAACAGGAGTACAATGCTTACGGGCTTGGGTGGATGTATCGTGGGGATATGTTCAGTCAAGCGTTCATCCGTAGCCAGCTCAAACGGCTTGATGTGAACAACGCGCTGCGGATCAGGAATTGCCACTATCTTACCGAACATCTGGATGAAATTGACGGCATCGAAACGCCTGTTACGCCAGAAGCGTGTGAACCGGTGTATTACAACTATGTTATCGGTTTCGATCCAGAGGCGTTGGGGTTGGATATTCCCGCACGAACCTTGCGTGAGAAGGTGCAAGCGGCACTACGCGCTGAGGGGGTGCCGACCGGACAGTGGCAACGGCTCCCCGTGCCGTCTCAAAAGATTTTCCAGAATCGGATTGGTTACGGGATAGGCTGTCCGTGGCGATGTAATCAGTCGACGGTTGAATATAAGACAAAGGATTATCCTCGAACTGTTGAATTCATTGATTCTCACTGTTATATCTTCGATGTCAACCCACCCAACGATTTCGAGTTGATGTCCTGTTACGTCGAAGCGTTTCACAAAGTGATGGATCAGCTTGATGCCGTGCTTGATGTACCTGATAATACTTAGGTTTTCAGTACTTCATTTGGGAATGAAAAGCAAAAGGAAATTTGAAACCAGATCATCCCTTTCTGAGGTGGGGAGCATCCGAAGCTTTTTGAGATTTGAGCGTCGGTGCATGGATAAAGAATGAATACAAAAAGGGCGGAACACTTCGGTGTCTCGCCTTTTACCAATTTCTATTCATCTGACTCGTCGGGATAGTCGATCGACCATTTGCCGCGTCCGTCGCCAGAGGGTTCTTCCTTCCAGAGATCAAGGAACTTCTCAGGCGCATTATGCTCCGTGAGATGCGCCATAAAGAGTTCATGCAATTCCTTGACGAGTTCCATGTTATCCGTAGCGATGTTGTTCTCCGCTATGGGGTCTGCGGGCAGGTCGAACAGTTCCGGTCTACCGTATTCACCGACAGGTGCGTATCCCCAGCGTTCGGTGACGAGGAACGGCGTTGTTGCGCGACGTGGTACACTCCCGTCCGGTGCGCCGATATGGCAACCTGTTACGGCGTATTCCCTGTGTTGTGTATCACCGTTAAGGAGAGCCTGTGTGAAGGAATGTCCCTCAAATGGTTTGGGTAGATCCAAGGTAACACCAGCCAATTCACAGAGTGTCGGCATAATATCCATCGGTTGCGCGATAAGATCGAGGCGTTGCCCGCACGGAACATCTCCACCAGCAATCAGGAACATCTCATGGTTAATCTCTGGATACGTGGGCCAGTAGCGTGAATCGTCTGGATCGATGTTGGATTTACCCGTTCTACTGTGTTCACCGATGGACATGCCGTGGTCGGAAAGCACAACGACGAGGGTATCATCCCATAACTCCAGATCTTCCACTTTCTGCAGAACCCGTCCGATGTGTCGGTCAATGAGTTCTGCCTCTGCTGCGTAGTGTGCCCAGAGGTTGTGCAATTCCGCATCCGTAAAGAGGGACGACAGACCGTAGTTCGGATGTATCATCGGTGGATCGGTATAATCTGGATCGTATCGTTTGACAAGGTATTCAGGTGGGTCCCACGGTTCGTGTGGATCGAAGAAGTCAACCCAGAGGAAAAAGGGACCCGAGCGGTGGTTTTCCTCCAACCATCGAATTGTAGTCTCGGAAGTCCTACTGGAGAACGTTTCCGCCTCGTACTGGTAGTAGCGGTTCGTCCAGCGGTGCGTGTTCGGTAGGGTGTGTCCGCGGTATGATGGATGCGGTCGCGTCTTTTCATTCGGCATAACGATTTTTATTTCATCGTTGAGGTGGAGAAGCGGTTTGTCTCCTTCCTGTCCACGATGCTGGAAAGCGGCATCGAAACAGTGCTGGAACCGTGTGTTAAACAGGTGCGGGGTGTCACAGATGAGCTGCGTTGCGTATCCCTGCTCACTCAGAAGTTGCGCGGTGATGTTCCGTCCGCTCAGATCGATTGGCTGCCACGGGTAGTGGGGCCACCCGACTGTTCCCGTCATAATATCTGTGCGGTGCGGTACCGTCGGGAAACTACTCATATAGAATTTGTCAACAGCAGTCGCTCGTTCTGCCTCAAATTTATCGAGCATTGGCGTGCGAATCGGACGTCTCGCCCGCTCGCCGAGATTGTCATACCGAAAGGTATCGGTGATAAGTAAAACAATATTTTTCATTTTTTACCTATTAACCTCTCTATGATCGCCCCCTGGACGACCATCGGTTTCTAAGTCGTCGTCGCTTCGTCGGAACTGCCGGTTATGTTCGAAGTTACTATACCCAACCATAAAAGTCAACCAACCGCGTTTTTTTAGATCAAAATACCCGCAACACAGGCAGTCATCATCATCGCGAGTGTGCCGCCGATCATGGCGCGTATGCCGAGGATGGCTAATTCTGTGCGGCGTTCTGGGGCAATGCCGCCGATGCCGCCGATTTGAATGCCCACGCTGCCAAAGTTGGCAAAGCCGCACAGTGCATAAGTCAGGATCAAGGTGCTCCGTTCGCTCAAGACCACGCCGGAATCGGGCTGGGACCATTCCATCATTTGTGCATAGGCGATAAATTCGTTGAGCACCATCTTCTTGCCCAGTAATTCCCCGGCATAAAAGCAATCGGCCCACGGGATGCCCAGCAGATAGGCAAATGGTGCAAAGACATAACCGAAGAGTGCGGCGAGGGACCAGTGCCAGTTATATCCAAGGAGCGCGCCAATCCACCCACCAATCAGTCCGAGAATGGCATCGACCAGTGCGACAAGGGCAAGGAAAGCGATGAGCATTGCGACGACGTTGAGGGTTAGCTTCATGCCGTCTAATGCTCCGTTGGTGGCTGCATCCACGATATTGGCATGTTTTTCGTCCACACTTAATTCAACTTGTCCCAGGGTCACGGATTGCTCGGTTTCGGGAATCATCAATTTGGAAATCAACAGTGCTGCGGGTGCGGAGATGACCGACGCGGCTACGAGATGTCCCGCGTCAATGCCCATGCCCACATAGGCGACCAGAACGCCACCGGCGATGGTTGCAAAGCCTCCGACCATCAATGCCATGAGTTCCGATTTTGTCATGCTGCTTATGTATGGACGCACCATCAGCGGGGCTTCTGTTTGTCCGACAAAAATATTGGCCGCTGCAGAGAGTGTTTCCGATCCCGAAGTTCCCAATGTGCGTTGCATGACCCATGCAAATGCTTCGACGACTTTTTGAATAATGCCCAGATAATAGAGGATGGACATCAATGATGAAAAGAAGATGATGGTGGGCAATACTTTGAAGGCAAAGAAATGGTGGAGGTATTCTTCTCCAAATACCAGGCTTGTGCCCGCATCGACAAAGCCCAATGTGGCGGTGAAAAAATCTCCAATGCTTTGAAATATAGCCGCACCTATTGACGTTTTCAAA encodes the following:
- a CDS encoding arylsulfatase; the protein is MMSLPNIIFILCDDIGYGDLGCYGQKVIPTPRLDQLASESMRFTQCYTGSPICAPSRAVLMTGLHSGHTRVRDNMGIVGGVGEQKRVPLEPEDFTVAEMLKEAGYTTGITGKWGLGEPDTTGIPTRKGFDEWFGYLNQRNAHSYYPPYLWHNEEKVILKGNLDSQENDYSHDMIFDFACGFIRDNSDGPFFLYLPWTLPHGRYEIPDASAWDGKPWTDDEKVYAAMITKIDTQVGQIADLLRELDIKDNTLLFFGSDHGAARRWEPFGSCGALRGQKGTMYEGGLRTPMIVHWPARIPAGTVSDQVWYYADFMPTVADVIGTDAPDNMDGVSILPTLLDESRDIGERFLYWERFGGGFKQAVRWKNWKAVRNPSPRLLDEPLELYDLDRDIGEENNVAADHPDVIAEIENFMKDVRIDSPNWPIGVKGSHG
- a CDS encoding type II toxin-antitoxin system VapC family toxin: MRLLLDTHSFLWYIEDDDRLSQRAEQMISNIDNEVLLSIGSLWEIAIKYGIGKLSLSRAFSEFIPEQLLINQIDVLPISLPHLARYTELPFHHRDPFDRLIIAQAMVENIPVVSRDRPFQEYSIDVIW
- a CDS encoding type II toxin-antitoxin system prevent-host-death family antitoxin, with amino-acid sequence MNCFELDQAQQLFPELVERARRGENIIITERNQPVVKFVAVEQITTTPAVPTKRRRPGSAKGLVHISDDFDEPLEDFREYM
- a CDS encoding DegT/DnrJ/EryC1/StrS family aminotransferase; this translates as MAAKLAIYGGKGTVPDGLIQPWPQVTPSDKDAIAEVIASEKITEQQRIQSEGLAKEWAEYMGVQYCIPVNSGTAALHLCVAGVGIEPGDEVIIPAFTFWATAAAVLHHNAIPVFVDIDPITYCIDPNDIEAKITERTRAIMPVHIHGMPADMDPILAIAKKHDLKVIEDVAQAHGAYYNGKLCGSFGDAAGYSTQASKTLSSGCQGGLFTTDDEQIYKRAALLQYFGEIVVPGREREEQEYNAYGLGWMYRGDMFSQAFIRSQLKRLDVNNALRIRNCHYLTEHLDEIDGIETPVTPEACEPVYYNYVIGFDPEALGLDIPARTLREKVQAALRAEGVPTGQWQRLPVPSQKIFQNRIGYGIGCPWRCNQSTVEYKTKDYPRTVEFIDSHCYIFDVNPPNDFELMSCYVEAFHKVMDQLDAVLDVPDNT
- a CDS encoding sulfatase — protein: MKNIVLLITDTFRYDNLGERARRPIRTPMLDKFEAERATAVDKFYMSSFPTVPHRTDIMTGTVGWPHYPWQPIDLSGRNITAQLLSEQGYATQLICDTPHLFNTRFQHCFDAAFQHRGQEGDKPLLHLNDEIKIVMPNEKTRPHPSYRGHTLPNTHRWTNRYYQYEAETFSSRTSETTIRWLEENHRSGPFFLWVDFFDPHEPWDPPEYLVKRYDPDYTDPPMIHPNYGLSSLFTDAELHNLWAHYAAEAELIDRHIGRVLQKVEDLELWDDTLVVVLSDHGMSIGEHSRTGKSNIDPDDSRYWPTYPEINHEMFLIAGGDVPCGQRLDLIAQPMDIMPTLCELAGVTLDLPKPFEGHSFTQALLNGDTQHREYAVTGCHIGAPDGSVPRRATTPFLVTERWGYAPVGEYGRPELFDLPADPIAENNIATDNMELVKELHELFMAHLTEHNAPEKFLDLWKEEPSGDGRGKWSIDYPDESDE
- a CDS encoding NupC/NupG family nucleoside CNT transporter; the protein is MERVISLLGLVVMMALAWAMSEHKKQVSFRVVWGGLLLQFVLAVFILKTSIGAAIFQSIGDFFTATLGFVDAGTSLVFGEEYLHHFFAFKVLPTIIFFSSLMSILYYLGIIQKVVEAFAWVMQRTLGTSGSETLSAAANIFVGQTEAPLMVRPYISSMTKSELMALMVGGFATIAGGVLVAYVGMGIDAGHLVAASVISAPAALLISKLMIPETEQSVTLGQVELSVDEKHANIVDAATNGALDGMKLTLNVVAMLIAFLALVALVDAILGLIGGWIGALLGYNWHWSLAALFGYVFAPFAYLLGIPWADCFYAGELLGKKMVLNEFIAYAQMMEWSQPDSGVVLSERSTLILTYALCGFANFGSVGIQIGGIGGIAPERRTELAILGIRAMIGGTLAMMMTACVAGILI